TTGTGGGTTGCTTTCGCGATGAACCATGAGCCGGTCAGCTCCTTATAGACAAAGGCCGGAACAACATATTCGCCGCCCGCTCTGAGCCCGGCGTCTCCGGGCACCGTCACCGTGCATTTATCATCTGCAACGCTGGCGTCCTTGAGTGCCGATTCCGCCGCCCTTTTGGCTTCCGCCTCATTGGCGAAGGTCTTGTTGAGAGAGATAACCGGCTCGCCAGATCCCGTTTCAACCGTCTTTCTTTCGGCGCTTGCCTGGTCATGCCAGAAGGCTTTGGCAGACTTGTATTTGCCCCGCTTCCCACCCGTCCATGAATATGAAATTATCTCCGATCCGATGCATTTGACCGGTAACAGAGAGCTCCCCGAAGCGCTGGTTGCGCTGCCGTTCTCTAGGAAAAGGAGCCTGCCTTCACGGATCTTGAAAAAGGCTCCCATCTCTTTGGCCCAGGTCTTGAGAAAATGCATATCGCTGACGTTGACCTGGTCTTTGTGTTTAACCTCGATCGAGCCGAGCGACGAGCTGACAACCGGCGTTAAACCTTGTCGCCCCGCGATGGTCGAAACAACGCCCTTAACCGTGGTCTGATCGTAGCTGTCGGTGCGTTTTTCCTTCAGGGCTCCGGCCATGTTTGCCGATGTGCCGGAGAGGCTCATTTTATGGCCGGATCTCTTGTCGCCATTGGTCTTTGGCGCGTCTGAATAATAAGTGCCCATCGGTCGCAAGGTGCCATACCGATCGGGCAAGGCGAAGATCATTTCCGATTCCTCTGGCGGCGGTGACATCGTCCGGTCGCGCGCAACCGTCAAACTCACCTTGTCGGATTTCCCAGAAACCTCATCGGTGATCGTCAGAGACATCAAGCGCCCCAGTCCAAGCGCATTGGTCAGATAGGAGCTGATATTCCGACCGGCAATATTGGCGTAAAGGTTCACGGCCTAATCCCAGAAATTGGTTGAATAGCTCGTGATGAGGCTCTCGTCTTCATCGTCCAGTTCCTCGCTATCCGGCATCATGATTTGCATTGACATATCCAGCGCCAGCGGAGCCGAAGGCTCTTTTAAGAAGCTGTTCTCCGGCTGGCTCAAAATCGATTCCACCAAGCCCGCAGATTGTTGACCATAGTGCCGATAAATCAGTTCATCGAGCAGTTCGCCGTCTTGCGCACGCACTAAAACGCCCATAAGCCACCTCCGGAATATTTGCTCATCTCGATATCAAACTTGATCTCAGAGGGTCGGGAAGACTGGAATTCGCTTTCCCGTTTTGAGATGCTTTCAACGCACCAGCGCCCCAGCACAAGGCCGTTGCCAAGCACAAAACTCATGGGCGAGCCCAGACCGGCCACGGCGGCAAGCGCTTCGATTTTCCACGCTCCGGTCGGTTGGATTTCCGGCCAGATGCCACCGCTAATCCTGATCGTCTGATCGCCCTTGCCCGTCCATTGTTTGAGCGGAGCCGATCCGATCGGGTCCGGTTTGGCCCAACTGAAACGCCAGCGTCGTTGGAACTCTTCATAAGATCCGACATCAGGCGAAAAGACGAATGATCCAAGCGCAGCAAGTGGTCGCATGGCTAATCTCCCAATCTGTCATCAAGCCTGGAAAGAGCGGTTTCCAACGCTTCATTCACTGCCGAGTTTACCGCCGCCTGGATACGCGCTTCGATGTTTGGATCGCTCGCAACAACGCTGCCGATCGGCACCGAAATACTGAGTTCGATCTTCCGTTCCGCTCTTGCCGCAGCAGCTTCCGCCGCATTGAGAGAAGGCAGCACCGGAGAGGCCGCAGAAGCGGCAACTGGTATCGCGGCAACAGCGGTTGCGATTGAGCCTGCTGAAGCATACCGGCGGATCTGTCTTGAAAGCCCGGCCATTTGCTTGAGCTGGCCATGATGTGCGATGAAACCCGAACGATTGACATATTCGAGTTCCGGGCCTTTCTCCCCGACCAGGCGTGGACCAGGCCCGAAGGAACCGCCCGAGGCAAAGCCTTTAGCAGCTTCGGGTTTTTCCTTCTTCCCGCCGCCCAGCCAAGACGGCATGGAAGGCCATCTGATCAGGCTGGAAACATCAATATTGCCGATTGCCGTAATGATCCGGCTCGGCAATGCTTTGAACCAATC
This genomic window from uncultured Cohaesibacter sp. contains:
- a CDS encoding contractile injection system protein, VgrG/Pvc8 family — its product is MNLYANIAGRNISSYLTNALGLGRLMSLTITDEVSGKSDKVSLTVARDRTMSPPPEESEMIFALPDRYGTLRPMGTYYSDAPKTNGDKRSGHKMSLSGTSANMAGALKEKRTDSYDQTTVKGVVSTIAGRQGLTPVVSSSLGSIEVKHKDQVNVSDMHFLKTWAKEMGAFFKIREGRLLFLENGSATSASGSSLLPVKCIGSEIISYSWTGGKRGKYKSAKAFWHDQASAERKTVETGSGEPVISLNKTFANEAEAKRAAESALKDASVADDKCTVTVPGDAGLRAGGEYVVPAFVYKELTGSWFIAKATHKVDKQGGYETTLDLERKR
- a CDS encoding tail protein X: MGVLVRAQDGELLDELIYRHYGQQSAGLVESILSQPENSFLKEPSAPLALDMSMQIMMPDSEELDDEDESLITSYSTNFWD
- a CDS encoding phage tail protein, with amino-acid sequence MRPLAALGSFVFSPDVGSYEEFQRRWRFSWAKPDPIGSAPLKQWTGKGDQTIRISGGIWPEIQPTGAWKIEALAAVAGLGSPMSFVLGNGLVLGRWCVESISKRESEFQSSRPSEIKFDIEMSKYSGGGLWAF